The Malus sylvestris chromosome 12, drMalSylv7.2, whole genome shotgun sequence genome contains a region encoding:
- the LOC126592094 gene encoding probable 2-oxoglutarate-dependent dioxygenase SLC1, translating to MSPTMAVLTTTENGVSDQYQNGVKRLYENGINKLPNKYILPTLERPNRSDDQEPKVSNQNLKLPIIDFKELQGPNRPQVIKSLANACEQYGFFQLVNHGIPSDIISSMTDVSTRFFELPFEERAKYMSSDMRAPVRYGTSFNQNKDKVFYWRDFLKLMCHPLPDVLSHWPSSPVDMRKLAATYAEENKYLFLMLMDAIFESLRIVGTTENTTEEDEMLKDFKDGSQLMVVNCYPPCPQPDLTLGMPPHSDYGFLTILLQDEVEGLQIKKQDKWITVEPIPNSFVVNVGDHLEIFSNGKYKSVLHRVLVNSLKGRISVASLHTLPFTRLVGPSPKLINESNPRRYKDTNFASFLEYISSREPKWKNFLESRKLLT from the exons ATGTCTCCAACGATGGCAGTGTTGACAACTACCGAGAATGGGGTAAGTGATCAGTACCAAAATGGCGTGAAGCGCTTGTATGAGAATGGTATAAACAAACTTCCAAACAAGTACATACTGCCCACTTTAGAACGACCTAACCGGAGTGATGACCAGGAACCAAAAGTATCCAACCAAAATCTGAAGCTGCCCATCATCGATTTCAAGGAACTGCAAGGTCCCAATAGACCCCAAGTCATTAAATCTCTGGCTAATGCTTGTGAACAATATGGCTTCTTTCAG TTGGTAAACCATGGCATTCCAAGTGATATTATAAGCAGTATGACCGACGTGAGCACTAGGTTTTTTGAGCTCCCTTTTGAGGAGAGAGCCAAGTACATGTCCTCAGATATGCGTGCGCCTGTCCGATATGGGACTAGCTTTAACCAGAACAAAGATAAGGTGTTTTATTGGAGGGATTTCTTGAAGCTAATGTGCCATCCCTTACCAGATGTCCTTTCTCACTGGCCTTCGTCACCGGTGGACATGAG GAAACTGGCGGCTACCTACGCAGAGGAAAACAAATACTTATTCCTAATGCTAATGGATGCCATTTTTGAGAGCTTACGAATTGTGGGAACCACAGAGAACACGACAGAAGAAGATGAAATGTTAAAGGACTTCAAAGATGGGAGCCAGCTAATGGTTGTCAATTGCTACCCGCCATGCCCCCAACCTGATCTAACCCTAGGGATGCCTCCCCACTCGGATTATGGGTTTCTCACAATTCTTCTCCAAGATGAAGTTGAAGGCcttcaaattaaaaaacaagATAAATGGATCACCGTCGAACCAATCCCCAATTCTTTTGTGGTCAACGTTGGTGATCACCTTGAG ATATTTAGCAATGGAAAATACAAGAGTGTTCTACATAGAGTGTTGGTGAATTCTTTAAAAGGTCGGATTTCTGTGGCCTCTTTGCATACTCTACCTTTCACGCGCTTGGTTGGACCGTCACCAAAACTTATCAACGAATCAAATCCAAGGCGGTACAAGGACACTAATTTTGCCAGCTTTCTGGAGTATATTTCATCTCGTGAGCCTAAATGGAAGAATTTCCTCGAGTCTAGGAAGTTATTGACCTAA